Proteins from a genomic interval of Candidatus Omnitrophota bacterium:
- a CDS encoding glucosamine-6-phosphate isomerase produces MADITMLTTLKGSLLESFYPKGWNLEKIDRCCSYPPEDILKRQPWWNKDFEPVQCEAMGEFDAKMGFEIAQTIRSYKEQGKKLAIILPVGPMGMYKWAVYFLKEWKIKCDHVYGFNMDEWADAQGNTTPPNAPGSFQDAMENAFYGPLGAMSVPKKQRHFATKKQLPTYADRIGKLRQEGAGLAVVFGIGRVCHIAFWEPHFAEEFTEEEWKQQTHRLGAKLHPLTIEQNAITSFRGRYTLIPCFANTIGPGLFLQADKIIGGCDGAFGNGMQWQGPSLWITLRYCPDIWLPSTYMPTLPGKLFFLKELAGPLMADCH; encoded by the coding sequence ATGGCGGATATTACCATGTTGACGACGTTGAAAGGCTCGCTGTTGGAATCGTTTTACCCTAAAGGATGGAACCTGGAAAAGATCGACAGATGTTGCTCTTATCCACCGGAGGATATCCTAAAACGGCAGCCTTGGTGGAACAAAGATTTTGAGCCGGTTCAATGCGAGGCGATGGGAGAATTCGACGCCAAGATGGGATTCGAAATCGCCCAAACGATTCGTTCTTACAAAGAGCAGGGAAAGAAACTGGCGATCATCCTGCCTGTTGGTCCTATGGGCATGTATAAATGGGCGGTCTATTTTCTGAAGGAATGGAAGATCAAATGCGATCACGTTTACGGCTTCAACATGGACGAATGGGCCGACGCTCAAGGCAACACCACGCCGCCCAACGCGCCTGGTTCTTTCCAGGACGCTATGGAGAACGCCTTTTACGGCCCGCTAGGCGCCATGAGCGTTCCTAAAAAGCAGCGCCATTTCGCCACGAAGAAACAGCTGCCTACTTACGCCGACCGCATCGGAAAACTGCGCCAAGAGGGCGCCGGACTCGCTGTCGTCTTCGGCATTGGCCGCGTCTGCCATATCGCCTTTTGGGAGCCGCACTTCGCCGAAGAATTCACCGAGGAGGAATGGAAACAGCAAACCCATCGCCTGGGCGCCAAACTGCATCCGCTCACTATCGAGCAGAACGCCATCACCAGTTTCCGCGGACGCTATACTCTGATCCCCTGTTTCGCCAACACCATCGGCCCCGGCCTGTTCCTGCAAGCGGACAAGATCATCGGCGGCTGCGACGGCGCTTTCGGCAATGGCATGCAGTGGCAAGGCCCTAGCCTCTGGATCACCCTGCGCTACTGCCCTGACATCTGGCTGCCGTCCACCTACATGCCCACCCTGCCGGGGAAACTGTTCTTCCTGAAGGAACTGGCGGGACCACTGATGGCGGATTGCCATTGA